The genome window GACTTGGGGCTTTCGAGCAGTCCGAGCGCGAGCGCCTGGGCATGGGCGAAGTCGCTCGCATAGAAGACCCTGTCCGAATGACCGCCGAGGCGAACCCGCTCGAGCATCGACTTCGGCTGGGCCTGGACACCGGACAACACCACTTTGGCGCCGGCAACATGCACCTGTTCAACGAACTCCTCGAGCGCCTGCACCCCGCTTGCGTCAAGCAGGGGCACGAGCCGCATGCGCAGGATGATGACCTTGGGCGACTGGCCGACACGGCGCAGCGTATCGAGCAATTCGCCGGCGACGCCGAAGAAGAACGGGCCGTTGATGCGGAAGACCTCGACGCCTGGGGGAAGTGCGTCGCGCTGATGGACATCTTCCGAATCCAGGTCCGTGTCCTGCCTGCCGCCGGTATCGACCTCCACCGCCTCGGCCATGCGAGCCATGAAGAGCAGCGAGGCAAGCGTCACACCGACGCCGATCGCGACAGTGAGATCGACCAGTACGGTGAGGCCAAACGTCAACAGCAGAACGGCCCGGTCGCTGTTGGGCATGCGCAGCAGAGCGATGAAGCGCTCGTATTCGCTCATGCCCCACGCGACCATGAATAGTATCGCGGCGAGTGCAGCCATGGGCACGAAGGCCATGAGGCGCGACGCGAACAGAATGAACAGCAGCAGGAAAACCGCATGCAGGATCCCGGCAACCGGAGTCTTCGCCCCGGAGCGGATATTGGTTGCGGTGCGGGCTATCGCGCCCGTTGCGGGAAGACCGCCGAACAGGGCCGAACCCAGATTGGCCACGCCTTGCCCGATCAGTTCCTGATTGGAGCGATGCCGGGTCCCGGCCATACCGTCGGCAACGACAGCGGAAAGCAGTGCTTCGATTCCGGCCAGAAAGGCGATGGTGAACGCCGAAGGCAGTACCGCATTGATCTTGGCGAGCGAAATCTCGGGCAACGCCGGCATCGGTAATCCGGCGGGGATGTCAGGGAAGCGTGAGCCGATGGTGTCGACCGGCAGCTTGAGCAAAGCCACGACAACCGAACTCACCACTACCGCGATCAGGAACCCCGGCAGCTTCGGAGCAAACTTGCGCGAGAGGATGATGACCGCGAGCGCACCCGCGCCAACGCTCAGCGTCGCCCAGCTGAAAGTCGACATGGCGGCCATATAGGCCTGCCACTTGGGAACGAACTCGGCCGGAACCTTGTCGACCGCAAGCCCGA of Altererythrobacter sp. Root672 contains these proteins:
- a CDS encoding SulP family inorganic anion transporter, which gives rise to MTTKAYTPKLVTALNEGYSKSTFRADAVAGLTVAIVALPLAMALGIASGASPDKGLITAVVAGFLISALGGSRVQIGGPTGAFVVVIFNVIARHGYDGLLIATLLAGLILIAAGVLRLGQMIKFIPHPVVTGFTAGIAVIIASSQVKDFLGLAVDKVPAEFVPKWQAYMAAMSTFSWATLSVGAGALAVIILSRKFAPKLPGFLIAVVVSSVVVALLKLPVDTIGSRFPDIPAGLPMPALPEISLAKINAVLPSAFTIAFLAGIEALLSAVVADGMAGTRHRSNQELIGQGVANLGSALFGGLPATGAIARTATNIRSGAKTPVAGILHAVFLLLFILFASRLMAFVPMAALAAILFMVAWGMSEYERFIALLRMPNSDRAVLLLTFGLTVLVDLTVAIGVGVTLASLLFMARMAEAVEVDTGGRQDTDLDSEDVHQRDALPPGVEVFRINGPFFFGVAGELLDTLRRVGQSPKVIILRMRLVPLLDASGVQALEEFVEQVHVAGAKVVLSGVQAQPKSMLERVRLGGHSDRVFYASDFAHAQALALGLLESPKSQLH